In one window of Clupea harengus chromosome 4, Ch_v2.0.2, whole genome shotgun sequence DNA:
- the phc2a gene encoding polyhomeotic-like protein 2 — translation MTSGNGNNAPTVTGSTPQNGENKPPQAIVKPQILTHVIEGFVIQEGAEPFPVERASLLIENLKKQKQQQQTHSDSDKAAHENSVNTADSEMEDLSQQELKNPDEEPTLSCELCGKVDFAYNFKRSKRFCSTVCAKRYNVGCTKRMGLFPNRHSTMEKLKKQRSSNTTPEAKKLSTPNTQQHMAGARSSPHLGRGSQGESSQCSDMSSYEEPPSPLSAASSGAQRPPVNDRGSEHGERHDHDHELPLLNQPFLPSDPAKWNVEDVYEFICSLQGCQEIADEFRSQEIDGQALLLLKEDHLMSTMNIKLGPALKIFARISMLRDS, via the exons ATGACCTCGGGCAATGGGAACAATGCTCCCACTGTGACCGGCAGTACTCCTCAAAATGGCGAGAATAAACCACCACAGGCCATTGTGAAGCCCCAGATCCTAACGCACGTCATTGAAGGATTCGTTATCCAGGAGGGAGCCGAGCCTTTCCCA GTGGAGAGAGCATCACTGTTGATCGAGAATctaaagaaacagaaacagcagcaACAGACCCATTCAGACTCGGATAAAGCGGCACACGAAAATTCAGTAAATACCGCAGATTCTGAGATGGAGGATCTGTCACAACAAG agttAAAAAACCCGGACGAAGAGCCAACCCTTTCCTGTGAGCTGTGTGGCAAAGTAGACTTTGCTTATAACTTCAAGCGGTCCAAGAGGTTTTGCTCAACTGTTTGTGCGAAGAG GTATAATGTTGGGTGTACAAAGCGAATGGGTCTTTTCCCAAATCGTCATTCTACAATGGAAAAACTGAAAAAGCAAAGGTCCTCCAACACAACACCTGAGGCCAAAAAACTG TCAACCCCCAACACCCAGCAGCACATGGCCGGCGCTCGCTCTTCTCCACACCTGGGTCGCGGCAGTCAGGGGGAGTCCAGTCAGTGTTCGGACATGTCCAGCTATGAGGAGCCCCCCTCACCTCTGTCCGCCGCCAGTTCAGGGGCCCAGAGGCCCCCCGTTAATGACCGGGGCTCAGAGCACGGGGAGAGGCACGACCACGACCACGAGCTCCCTCTCCTCAACCAGCCCTTCCTGCCCAGTGACCCCGCCAAATGGAATGTGGAGGACGTTTACGAGTTCATCTGCTCCTTGCAAG GTTGCCAGGAGATAGCGGACGAGTTTCGCTCGCAGGAGATCGACGGCCAGGCTTTGCTCCTGCTGAAGGAGGACCACCTCATGAGCACCATGAACATAAAGCTGGGGCCTGCACTGAAGATCTTCGCCCGCATCAGCATGCTCAGAGACtcctag